The DNA window AACAAAACGACGACGACCATCGGGCGATAGGTACTTTTCGATCGGCGTAGCAGCGTTGCCATCGAGGCAACCGTGATCAACGCGAGCACCATCGAGACGATCGACGAGTAGGCCGCAACATCCAAGACATCGGCAACGCGAACCGACGCAACGATCGCAAACACGAACGCCGAAATCCCCGTCAATTCAATGATCGAACGAATGTCCAGCGGTCGAATCGGATCCTCATGCCCACGAAACTCGGACAGCGACCACGGCGTCCACCACTGAAGCATTAGCGCGATCGCGCCGCCTACGATCAATTGAACGACCACCGTCATCAAAGCAATTTGTGGAAACAGAGGATCGTAGAATTTCCAATAAAACATCACCACGAATGCGAAGGTCGCAGGAATCAGCCCCGAGGCAACGGCGGCGAAGCGAACCAGAATCGATCCGTGCCACAACATCGCAGCGATGACAAAGAACGACAGCAGCATCACCAGCGGGCAAGCAACGGTTTGAAACAACGCTGCGCGAACTTCGTAGCCAACACTCCGTGGCAACATCGAGTCGATTGCATGAGCCAGCCCAGGGAAGACCGCCGCTACCACGATCAGCGCCGCACCAAGCCCACCGAGCCCCAGCAGAAAACTCTTCGGCCCGACACGCGGATCCACCGGCGGATCGGTGATCCGTAGCACCCAAGCGTCGGGTGGCACGTGGTCCTCCGGCATCGAAAAGTTTCGCAGCAACGCTTCTTGGCTCATCAAGGTTCCGTTTTTCAAGAGAAACGATTTGCGGGCTTGATTGCCGCTTTGCTGTTTCCGTCGTGGCCGATTCTAACAAGACTCACGGGTTAACGGGGGCAATCCGCTCCATCGACTCGATAGCGGGGCGCTTACCATTCTAGAGCAAGGCATTCAGACGGTGTGCGACGTTGACACAGATCACCCTCAAACTATAGTTCGACACTCGACTCTGGGCAGTCGCTGACCGGAACAGCCTGCCATGCTGCTCGCAAACGTCGTTTGCTTCTTATCGCTTTTCCAGAACGCCCAACCCTCATGCTCAATTTCTTTCGCTCAAAAACCGCAACGGCCAAGGATGATCTTCTCTCAGGGGTGACGGTTTCCCTTGCGCTAGTCCCCGAAGCGATCGCATTCGCCTTCGTTGCCGGTGTGTCGCCGATCATTGGCCTTTACTCTGCTTTTTTCATTGGCTTCATCACCGCCGTCTTGGGCGGTCGCCCTGGCATGATTTCGGGTGCAACCGGCGCCATGGCCGTCGTCGTAGTGGCTTTGATCGCAACCCAGGGGATCGAGTATCTGTTCCCTACGGTCATGCTCTGCGGGTTGATTCAAGTGGCCATCGGAACCGCTCGCTTGGGAAAACTGATTCGGCTGGTCCCCCATTCGGTGATGCTCGGTTTTGTCAACGGTTTGGCGATCGTAATCGGGCTGGCGCAATTCAGTTCCTTCCAGACCTATGACGCCGCAGCCGGTGAATTGACGATGCTTAGCGGAATGCCGCTCGTCGTCATGTTGGTGTTCGTTGCACTGACGATGGCGATCATCTGGTTGCTGCCCAAGTACACCAAAGCGGTTCCCGCGTCGCTGGTTGCCATTCTGAGCGTCACACTGCTGTCGATCGCAATCAATTCGGCAACCGCATCGAGCGGCGATAATCTCGTCGCGACGGTCGGTGACATGTTGAACACCAAAGCAGCATCCGTCGCGGAAGACCCCGCGAATGTGGCAAACGCATCGATCAGTGGCGGCTTGCCGATGCCGTTCTTCCTGCAACATTCCATCCCGCCGATGACACTCGACACACTTTGGATTATTTTTCCATTTGCCATCACCTTGGCCGGCGTCGGATTGATCGAATCCCTGATGACGCTCACGTTGATCGACGAGATTACCGAAACACGAGGTCGAGGCAACCGTGAATGTATCGGTCAAGGAGCTGCAAATATCGTTTGCGGTCTGTTCGGTGGCATGGGAGGATGCGCGATGATCGGCCAATCGCTGATCAATGTCAATTCCGGTGGCCGCGGCCGGCTGTCGGGCATCACGGCGGCCGTCTGTTTGTTGCTCTTCATTCTGTTTTTGGCTCCCTGGATCGAACGAATCCCTATGGCCGCCTTGGTCGGCGTCATGTTCATGGTGGTCATTGGAACCTTTGAATGGGCTTCACTTAAAATGTTCCACCGCATGCCGATCAGTGATATGGCGGTTATGGTGCTGGTGGCCGGATACACCGTAGTCATGCATGACTTGGCCTCCGCCGTGATCTTGGGCGTGATCGTCTCGGCACTCGTTTTCACCTGGAAGCATGCACTGCACCTTGGAGCGGACATCCAAACAAATGAATTTGGCAGCAAGATCTATCAACTCCACGGGCCACTCTTCTTCGCTTCGGTTTCTTCGTTCAAAGAGATGTTCGACCCGGCGAAAGACCCCGATGATGTGGTGATCGATTTTTACTACTCGCGTGTTTACGACCAATCGGCGCTCGAAGCGATCAACGTGTTGGCCGAAAAATACGAAGCGCTCGGCAAACGGTTGCACCTGACGCACTTAAGCCAAGAATGCCGCAGCCTGCTTGACCGAGCGGGTGACTTGGTCGAGGTCAATCTTTCGGAAGATCCGCAATACCACGTCGCTACCGATCGACTGGGATGAATCGGGAGTTTCAAAGCGGGTGTCAGTACGTGCTCGAGAAGATCACTACACGTGGCCCGCTGCCGGTGTCGCCGAGGTTCTTGCCGGAGTCGCTCATGCGACCCGATCGAACGATCTCGCCGCTCTTTGGATCGTAGATTCGCCAAGCATCGGGGATGTCCTCTCGTAGAACGCGGAGGCTGCCGCCGTTTTCCAAATAGAGAATCAGAAGCTGATTGGGTTTGAACAAAGATGGCCGGCCGTACGTGCAAGTGTTGTCAGGCTGAGCGCCGTCGATCGGAAGTCCGTCGAGAATCTTGCCTAGCATTCCTGCGTAAGTGGAACCTTCGAAATCGAGAGCGTCGCGCCAACTGCTCTCCGGTGCACGTGCCCAACCATCATTTAGTTCGGGCTCGCCCGGATGAACCCAATTCCAAAGGCTGCCTGCACCGTACACGATTCCCATGGTGCCCCCGGCACAGAGATTGCGCCATGCTTCGTGGCCTTGCCACCATCCCGCCGCTTGCCCCTTCGTTCCGATGTTTTCGTAAGTCGGCTCTCCGTTCGCTACGGCCTTGACCGGCATCTGGCAAAAATGCGCGGCAAGCCGATCCTGACGATGCTCGCCGCTGTGCCCCGTTTGGATCCACTGAAAATCGAGCCACTCCTTGGCTTGGTGAGCCTTGGAAGGCGCGTGCGGACCATAGTGCAATCCCGTGGGTTGATGGTACGCGTCCCATGCCTCGATTTCGCGTCCGCCCGGATCGATGCCGATTTCCGCCCCGCTGCCATCACCAAGGACCAACCAAATCGCTGGGTAGGCTCCGTAACGCGCCACAAGGTAGCGGCAATAGCGAGCATATTCATCGGGTGGAATGACCGGCCCGGCAACGCTCAACCCCTTCCAACCGAAGCCGTGAAAGACGGGCTGCCAAACCGGAGCAATTCCGCGTTCGGTCAGGATTTCGACCGTACGATCGAGATACTGAAAGTACTCGGCATTCAACTTGTTGATGTGGCCGGAGGGCAGGTCCTCGAAGCCTCTGGCGAAACCTGCGTGTTGAGTGCGGTCACGAGGGCCTTCCATCCGTCTGTCCGGCATCACCGACATCAAGAGCGCAGCGTTGAATCCTTTTGCCTGCCGATCCCTCGCATACACCTCCACCTGTTCATGCGTCGCACGCCAAGGGATTGCCCAAGGCGTATCCGCGACCATGACGGCGGAAGTACCATCGGCGTATTCCATCCATCGGCTGCCAGGCGGAATGCGCCAGAAGCCATGTTGACGGAAAGGGTTCTTTCCGTTCGGAGGCCCCGTCTGAAACGACCCTGACTGATCCCGAAGCCCACCGTCAGGAAGGCTCGAGTCACTCTTCCAACTCCATTGCCCCTCGTCCAACGGAGAAGCAAAGCGAACCTTGAACGACCTGCCCCCATCCCAGAAACCTGGACGCCGCAACTGCATACCGTCCTGATGCACAAAGTCGACCCAAAACTCGACTTCGGTGTAGGCGTTCGGATAGTCTTTTTCCGAAGTGAATTCAAGTTCGACCACCTGCCACGCGGGAACGTGCGTGGCAGCCATGGCTGCTTCACGAGACGCCACGCAGACAGCCCCAACAATCACAAGGACTACCGTTTGGAACACAACTCGGTTGTTGCTTGACATGTCACTGATCCTTGATTGTGGTCACCGTTACATCTTTGAACATAAACGGGTTATCGCTGAGCCTCAACTCCTTGCCACTGGCGGTCGTCACGTTCTTCAGGACGACTTCCTTGGTCCTGACGTAGGGGAATTTCTCTACGTAGGATGCGTCGGTGAACCTGCCATTGAAATTCGAGAAAATGGCTGGTCCGCGATAGTTCTCAGGGTGCTTGGTGTCGTCGATGTGGAGCGACTCGATGGTGATCCGCTGAGGCATCGAACAGGTGTAACCGAAGTCGTGCTGGCCGGAATTGGATCCGCCGATCAGACTGGCGCTGACCGGCTTGCCGCAAGCGGGTACGAAGACACAGTTGCGGAAAATAAACTCACCCCGCCACGTGCTGCCGTAGTCGGGACGCAGGTTGATCAGGGTCCTTCCGTAGATCGTGGTGTTCTCGACCGTGAAGGTCCCGTTGCCAATTGCGTTGATGCCCGCATGGCCCAAGGTCGAGTTGCGAAGGGTCGCATTGGCAACACCCATGTGGGCATCAAACCGCGAGAAGGTACAGTTGTCAAAAAGAAGATTCTTGCAGCAGTTCGATCCGATGATTCCCCAGTACTGGCCATCCTTGATGTCATTGGTCTGACTGCAGTTCACGAAGGACACATTTAAGGCCCGGTTGATCGAAATGTCATAAGTCCCCATGGAGACTTGAACGCCTGCTGCACCGATCGTCCGATACGTCTTGTGCCCCGTCAAAACCGTGTTGCGGACCATCACGTTGGCGCAGGTATCAATGTCGATGAACCCACCATAGGGTGCGCCGTGATCTCCTTCGCCGCGGATCCGGTGTTCCAGTCCATCGACAACGACATTCGAACGCTCGATGGCGATGCCGCGGTTGTAGTAGGCGTATTTCGACTCAGCGGCGTTGGCAATCGTGGTAAAACGTCCTCCACGGATGGTCAATGTCGTCGTGTCCATCGGGCGAGCGCTGATTTTCGTGATCGTGTCGAAATCCCAGACGATCGGTGTGTCCTTTTCGACCTTGCCGTCTTTGTCGACGAGGAACACATCCGTCTGTGCAACCCCATTGTTGCGGTTCGCTCCATAGCGGATGAAACGTTTGACCTTGCTGTTGGTGACACTGACAAGGCAACTTTGGGGAAACGACACGCTCAGTTTCCGCTGATTCCTCTTCAGTGAAGAGACTCCATGGGGTTCGAACGGCTTCAATGCTGATTTCACTAAGAAAACGTGGGCATTACGATTCTTGACGTTGGTGTCATCGATCAGAAAACGAGCGGAACCCAAGTCGGTGTCGGTCTGGATGACAGCCGTTTTGTCTTTGCCTCCGAGGTAGTACGTCGCACCCTCATCGGCTTTCACGGCAAGCCCATGCTGATTCGCGAACGCATGGGCTTTGCAGATGGCGTCGAGATCGTCGGTCTCGCCGTCGCCCCGGGCTCCGAATTCAGCATAGCGGACGACGGAATGCACATCCTTCATCCGCTGCGGGTGTTCATCATCCGCCGGCACCTCACGCAGGGGCGCCGCAGCCCCAACCGGCTGGCCGCACGCAACCATGCTGATCACGACAAGGCCGATCATGATGCGGAACAGGGGCATGCTGCGTCTCGCGCTCGTGCCGAGATTGACGGCCCTTAAAGCAAAACGTGGTCGGGTAGAGGATAACTTTCTCGTGCTTGTTCGGA is part of the Novipirellula artificiosorum genome and encodes:
- a CDS encoding apiosidase-like domain-containing protein; translated protein: MSSNNRVVFQTVVLVIVGAVCVASREAAMAATHVPAWQVVELEFTSEKDYPNAYTEVEFWVDFVHQDGMQLRRPGFWDGGRSFKVRFASPLDEGQWSWKSDSSLPDGGLRDQSGSFQTGPPNGKNPFRQHGFWRIPPGSRWMEYADGTSAVMVADTPWAIPWRATHEQVEVYARDRQAKGFNAALLMSVMPDRRMEGPRDRTQHAGFARGFEDLPSGHINKLNAEYFQYLDRTVEILTERGIAPVWQPVFHGFGWKGLSVAGPVIPPDEYARYCRYLVARYGAYPAIWLVLGDGSGAEIGIDPGGREIEAWDAYHQPTGLHYGPHAPSKAHQAKEWLDFQWIQTGHSGEHRQDRLAAHFCQMPVKAVANGEPTYENIGTKGQAAGWWQGHEAWRNLCAGGTMGIVYGAGSLWNWVHPGEPELNDGWARAPESSWRDALDFEGSTYAGMLGKILDGLPIDGAQPDNTCTYGRPSLFKPNQLLILYLENGGSLRVLREDIPDAWRIYDPKSGEIVRSGRMSDSGKNLGDTGSGPRVVIFSSTY
- a CDS encoding SulP family inorganic anion transporter; this encodes MLNFFRSKTATAKDDLLSGVTVSLALVPEAIAFAFVAGVSPIIGLYSAFFIGFITAVLGGRPGMISGATGAMAVVVVALIATQGIEYLFPTVMLCGLIQVAIGTARLGKLIRLVPHSVMLGFVNGLAIVIGLAQFSSFQTYDAAAGELTMLSGMPLVVMLVFVALTMAIIWLLPKYTKAVPASLVAILSVTLLSIAINSATASSGDNLVATVGDMLNTKAASVAEDPANVANASISGGLPMPFFLQHSIPPMTLDTLWIIFPFAITLAGVGLIESLMTLTLIDEITETRGRGNRECIGQGAANIVCGLFGGMGGCAMIGQSLINVNSGGRGRLSGITAAVCLLLFILFLAPWIERIPMAALVGVMFMVVIGTFEWASLKMFHRMPISDMAVMVLVAGYTVVMHDLASAVILGVIVSALVFTWKHALHLGADIQTNEFGSKIYQLHGPLFFASVSSFKEMFDPAKDPDDVVIDFYYSRVYDQSALEAINVLAEKYEALGKRLHLTHLSQECRSLLDRAGDLVEVNLSEDPQYHVATDRLG